In a single window of the Rhodamnia argentea isolate NSW1041297 chromosome 2, ASM2092103v1, whole genome shotgun sequence genome:
- the LOC115738724 gene encoding uncharacterized protein LOC115738724 has protein sequence MADSLEISKTTCHSRSISLPSRNHPLETAIKELLQRLKSSDSTSSSPASSAPQKLGGLKDLYDRIDDWLQMPLNQQALSHEPHRSSMEELLDGSLKLLDVCGNMKDIISQMKECIQELESSFRRRRQGNPAWSSEIETYTKSRKRMQKMVAKLLDRLTKMERKNNLRKHSNPEASLSILREAEEISLTVFESLLHVLLRPRERSKPISWSLVSNMLSLKRVSSDEKAEYIEGLDVELTVMKSAKDASPQVCNVSNRLEALESSVREIEEDLECIYRRLVKTRAALLNMINC, from the coding sequence ATGGCTGATTCGCTTGAGATCTCTAAAACCACATGCCACTCTCGCTCAATCAGCTTGCCTTCAAGAAATCACCCTCTCGAAACAGCTATCAAAGAGCTGTTGCAGAGGCTGAAATCATCAGATTCAACTTCCTCATCTCCGGCCTCATCAGCACCCCAAAAGTTAGGAGGCCTCAAAGATCTGTACGACCGCATTGATGATTGGCTTCAAATGCCTCTAAACCAGCAGGCTCTTTCCCATGAACCCCATAGGAGTTCCATGGAAGAGTTGTTGGACGGATCTCTGAAGCTATTGGACGTCTGTGGCAACATGAAAGACATTATTTCGCAGATGAAAGAATGCATCCAGGAACTCGAGTCATCATTCCGAAGAAGGAGACAAGGAAATCCTGCATGGTCGAGTGAAATCGAGACATACAcaaaatcaaggaaaagaaTGCAGAAAATGGTCGCAAAGCTTTTGGATCGTTTGACCAAGATGGAGAGGAAAAACAACCTGAGAAAACACTCGAACCCTGAGGCTAGTCTCAGCATATTAAGAGAAGCTGAAGAAATCAGTCTGACAGTATTTGAGTCCCTGTTACATGTCCTTTTACGGCCAAGGGAAAGATCGAAGCCTATCAGTTGGTCTTTGGTCTCGAATATGTTGTCACTTAAACGTGTATCAAGTGATGAGAAAGCGGAATACATCGAAGGCCTGGATGTTGAATTGACCGTTATGAAATCTGCTAAAGACGCTAGTCCTCAAGTATGCAATGTGTCCAATAGACTGGAGGCATTGGAATCGAGCGTTCGGGAAATTGAGGAGGACCTGGAATGCATTTACAGGAGACTTGTCAAAACAAGAGCAGCTCTTCTGAATATGATCAACTGCTAG
- the LOC115738725 gene encoding uncharacterized protein LOC115738725: protein MASSVEISKFTGHSRSVSLPSRCHPLTTAVEDQLDRLRSSEATSSSVCQNLRGLKDLYESINDLLQLPLSEQAISDDYLSKCIEQSLGGSIRLLDFCGTIREVFSQMKECVQGLESSLRRKRGGDSGLASEVETYIKSKKRMQKVISKISETLKRVEKKKKDSNKETALSIIREAEDISLSVFESLLCLLSGSKAKPEIKGWSLVSKLVSSKHISCEENVNDNNVEGLYVDLSVLKSVEDVKPRVLKRLEASESTIQDIEEDLECLFRHLVKTRASLLNVLNH, encoded by the coding sequence ATGGCTTCCTCAGTTGAGATTTCTAAATTTACCGGGCACTCCCGATCTGTCAGCCTGCCTTCCAGGTGCCACCCTCTCACTACAGCAGTAGAGGATCAGTTGGATAGGCTGAGATCATCAGAGGCAACATCCTCATCTGTATGCCAAAATTTAAGGGGCCTCAAAGACTTGTACGAAAGCATCAATGATTTGCTTCAGTTGCCCCTTTCTGAACAGGCCATCTCCGATGATTATCTCAGCAAATGCATCGAGCAGTCGTTGGGTGGATCGATTAGgcttttggatttttgtggAACTATCAGGGAAGTGTTCTCGCAAATGAAGGAATGCGTTCAGGGGCTAGAGTCATCACTTAGGAGAAAGAGAGGAGGTGATTCTGGCCTAGCAAGCGAAGTCGAGACATACATCAAATCTAAGAAAAGAATGCAGAAAGTCATCTCCAAGATTTCAGAGACTTTGAAGAGagtggagaagaaaaagaaagactccAACAAAGAAACTGCTCTTAGCATTATAAGAGAAGCTGAAGATATCAGCCTTTCGGTGTTTGAGTCCTTGTTATGTCTCTTATCTGGGTCAAAGGCGAAACCGGAGATCAAGGGTTGGTCTTTGGTTTCCAAGCTTGTCTCGTCCAAACACATTTCCTGCGAAGAGAATGTAAATGACAATAATGTGGAAGGCTTGTATGTTGACCTCTCTGTTCTAAAGTCTGTTGAAGACGTGAAACCTCGAGTACTAAAGCGACTGGAGGCATCCGAGTCGACAATTCAGGACATCGAGGAGGATTTGGAATGCCTATTCAGGCATTTAGTGAAGACAAGAGCTTCTCTTCTCAATGTTCTTAATCATTAG
- the LOC115729187 gene encoding NADH dehydrogenase [ubiquinone] 1 beta subcomplex subunit 2, producing the protein MGGGGHGGTTYKGITVHQPKRWHTITGKGLCAVMWFWVLYRAKQDGPVVLGWRHPWEGHEDHSHGHGHDQEASH; encoded by the exons atGGGAGGAGGCGGACATGGAGGCACAACCTACAAGGGAATAACAGTACACCAACCCAAGCGGTGGCACACCATCACCGGCAAAGGACTGTGCGCCGTCATGTG GTTTTGGGTCCTTTACAGGGCTAAGCAAGATGGGCCTGTAGTACTG GGTTGGCGACATCCTTGGGAGGGTCATGAAGATCACTCCCATGGCCATGGACATGATCAGGAG GCATCCCATTGA